From a single Erpetoichthys calabaricus chromosome 1, fErpCal1.3, whole genome shotgun sequence genomic region:
- the LOC114651456 gene encoding E3 ubiquitin-protein ligase RING2-A-like, producing MATPANVQNPSKNWELSLYELHRTPQEAIMDGTEIAVSPRSLHSELMCPICLDMLKNTMTTKECLHRFCSDCIVTALRSGNKECPTCRKKLVSKRSLRPDPNFDALISKIYPSRDEYEAHQDRVLARLSRLHNQQALSSSIEEGLKMQAMHRAQRVRKHQQESDNTTFSGGEDNCDSRSHVSHGSAHGSTHSATHSAAQEAGPSRKRSKASDESCPDLDQSHEGGVASPHESSGSEIELVFRPHPLLVDKDQYSQTRYVKTTANATVDHLSKYLALRIALEEEQKAAESSTPSSAGRAVNLEDVSEKQYTIYITTSGGQFTTLNGSLTLELVNEKYWKVSKPLELYYAPTKEQK from the exons ATGGCAACACCTGCAAATGTGCAGAACCCCAGTAAAAACTGGGAACTCAGTCTGTATGAATTACACAGAACTCCTCAg GAAGCAATAATGGATGGAACAGAGATTGCAGTTTCTCCACGTAGTCTCCATAGTGAGTTAATGTGTCCAATCTGCCTTGACATGCTGAAAAATACCATGACAACCAAGGAGTGCCTGCATCGTTTTTGCTCAGACTGCATTGTAACTGCTTTGCGCAGCGG CAATAAGGAATGTCCAACCTGTCGTAAGAAATTAGTGTCTAAACGTTCTCTGCGTCCTGATCCAAATTTTGATGCCCTCATTTCCAAGATTTACCCAAGTCGAGATGAGTATGAAGCCCACCAAGACCGAGTTCTAGCAAGACTTAGCCGGCTGCACAACCAGCAAGCCCTCAGCTCTAGTATTGAAGAGGGACTTAAAATGCAAGCTATGCACAG AGCTCAGCGAGTCAGAAAGCACCAGCAAGAGTCTGATAATACCACCTTCAGTGGTGGCGAGGATAACTGTGATAGTCGCTCTCATGTGAGCCATGGATCTGCCCACGGATCTACACACAGTGCTACCCATAGTGCagctcaagaggcagggcctagtCGTAAACGATCTAAGGCATCAGATGAGTCCTGTCCCGATTTGGACCAGTCACATGAGGGGGGTGTGGCAAGTCCACATGAGTCATCTGGCTCAGAGATTGAGCTTGTGTTTAGACCGCACCCTCTTTTGGTTGATAAGGATCAATACTCTCAAACACG ttaTGTGAAAACCACAGCCAATGCCACTGTCGATCACTTATCAAAATATCTGGCACTTCGTATTGCTTTGGAAGAAGAGCAGAAAGCTGCAGAAAGCAGTACTCCCAGTTCAGCTGGCAGGGCAGTCAATTTGGAGGATGTGAGTGAGAAGCAATATACAATTTACATCACCACATCAGGGGGCCAGTTCACT acgcTGAATGGATCTTTGACATTGGAGCTTGTGAATGAGAAGTACTGGAAAGTAAGCAAGCCACTGGAACTGTACTATGCACCTACGAAGGAACAAAAGTAA